Proteins co-encoded in one Phycisphaerae bacterium genomic window:
- a CDS encoding NTP transferase domain-containing protein, whose protein sequence is MTDSRTTIKNSLVIILAAGKGTRMGRSDLAKVCFEIDGQPAINRTIDTFKKNGFDKFLLVVGNRAEDVMAEVSKAAPDAIYVYQEPQLGTGHAAKLACEALQKSEFNGNVIVTLGDKFIEPAAIEMLVDGFVKQQADLALLTIPKNKSDDSSGRVFLDDSGQAVDIIEKPDIALQAVTDELKSKIAHSTKIMSSFIIQTLNKHLPNAKKQAVAAKELLELAGKSKIVEKQQLRKILNLRKYNLEIAGRRYTSKQVEQKCKGVNPSLYMFRPEAFYRGIAMIDNNNAQNEYYLTDVIKHLSSLKNENEPQFRVRAIYAQNANLMQGFNSPDELLSIQDYIRKKNIKTHRTHINENLPRLKKTQYRTVKDWLKKLKSEKGSLKRWLNNIYGSHETLHIRRIAEIKKMLVCYGKNYGYYNKVCIIRAPGRINLMGRHVDHRGGYNNFLALDKETIAVAGLREDNNITAVNIEPRKFKPVKFNISELIGRFAWSDWINFVNSDWVKTMLHSSAGNWGNYIKAAILRLQHRFTDIKVRGMNLVFYGDVPIAAGLSSSSTIVVATLQAAIALNNFELTSTQFIDLCGEGEWFVGSRGGAGDHAAIYLGQRGKIAHVGNLPLKVERIIDAPSEYQVVIANSHIKAAKSESAKHIFNAKVACYNLGFALLKQRCPEIAERIEYLRDINPESLGCTTSDIYRFLLRIPQSLTRSELKKLLGKKYNQMLEANFSSHKDPGEYNIRGVLLFGISEMARSRICIDYLEQEKMDLFGQLMKISHDGDRVSAAGTDEKYHRLRGNCSDNYLNRLISDLSSEDPQKVLHAQLYYQSGEYGCSTEEIDKMIDIACSVKGVAGAQIAGAGLGGCIMILARKECLTEVKNALIKKYYRPAGLKPAILPCITTEGAGLAEF, encoded by the coding sequence ATGACGGACAGCAGAACGACCATTAAGAACAGCCTCGTAATAATTCTGGCCGCTGGTAAGGGGACACGGATGGGCAGGTCTGACCTTGCTAAGGTCTGTTTCGAAATAGACGGTCAGCCGGCGATAAACAGGACTATCGATACCTTTAAAAAAAATGGATTCGATAAATTCCTGCTCGTTGTCGGCAACAGAGCTGAAGACGTAATGGCGGAAGTCTCAAAAGCCGCGCCAGATGCGATTTATGTTTATCAGGAACCGCAGCTCGGCACCGGGCACGCCGCAAAACTTGCCTGCGAAGCCCTGCAGAAGTCGGAATTTAACGGTAATGTAATTGTCACACTTGGCGACAAATTTATTGAACCGGCGGCAATTGAAATGCTCGTGGACGGCTTTGTAAAACAACAGGCCGACCTTGCGCTTCTAACCATTCCCAAAAACAAATCTGACGATTCGTCCGGCAGAGTTTTTCTCGACGACTCCGGTCAGGCAGTTGACATTATTGAAAAGCCGGATATTGCGCTTCAGGCTGTAACGGATGAATTAAAATCGAAAATTGCCCACAGTACGAAAATCATGAGCAGTTTTATAATACAAACGCTCAATAAACATTTGCCAAACGCAAAAAAACAGGCTGTCGCTGCCAAAGAACTGCTTGAACTGGCCGGGAAGAGCAAAATTGTCGAGAAACAGCAGCTCCGGAAGATTTTGAATTTGAGAAAATATAATCTTGAAATCGCCGGCCGCAGGTACACTTCAAAGCAGGTGGAACAGAAATGCAAAGGAGTTAACCCAAGTCTATATATGTTCCGGCCTGAAGCTTTTTATAGAGGCATTGCGATGATTGATAACAACAATGCGCAGAACGAATATTATCTTACCGATGTCATAAAACACCTTTCATCCCTCAAAAATGAAAATGAACCGCAGTTCAGGGTCCGCGCAATTTATGCACAGAACGCAAACCTGATGCAGGGATTCAATTCACCGGATGAACTGCTCAGTATTCAGGATTACATAAGAAAAAAAAATATAAAAACACACAGGACGCACATTAATGAAAATCTGCCCAGGCTCAAAAAAACGCAGTACCGCACAGTAAAAGACTGGCTCAAAAAACTCAAATCTGAAAAAGGTTCGCTGAAACGATGGCTTAACAATATTTACGGTTCTCACGAAACACTTCACATCAGGAGAATAGCGGAAATCAAAAAAATGCTTGTCTGCTACGGCAAAAATTATGGTTACTACAATAAGGTTTGTATAATAAGAGCGCCGGGAAGAATAAATCTTATGGGCAGGCATGTCGACCACAGGGGCGGCTATAACAATTTCCTTGCTCTCGACAAGGAAACAATAGCTGTCGCCGGTTTACGGGAAGACAACAACATTACCGCTGTTAATATAGAACCACGAAAATTTAAACCCGTTAAATTTAATATCTCTGAACTCATCGGCAGATTTGCGTGGAGCGACTGGATTAACTTTGTAAACAGCGACTGGGTAAAAACAATGCTGCATTCATCTGCAGGCAACTGGGGCAATTATATCAAGGCCGCCATATTGAGACTTCAGCACAGATTTACAGACATTAAGGTGCGCGGAATGAATCTTGTATTTTATGGCGACGTACCCATTGCGGCCGGACTTTCAAGCAGTTCGACTATTGTCGTCGCAACTCTTCAGGCGGCCATCGCGCTAAATAATTTCGAGCTGACCAGCACGCAGTTTATTGACCTGTGCGGAGAAGGCGAATGGTTCGTAGGCTCGCGAGGCGGTGCCGGAGACCACGCCGCAATATATCTCGGGCAAAGAGGCAAAATCGCTCATGTAGGCAATCTGCCGTTAAAGGTTGAAAGGATTATTGACGCACCATCGGAATATCAGGTGGTCATAGCCAACAGCCATATAAAGGCCGCCAAAAGCGAATCTGCGAAACATATATTCAACGCTAAAGTGGCTTGCTACAATCTCGGGTTCGCATTGCTTAAACAGCGATGCCCCGAAATCGCCGAACGAATCGAATACCTGCGCGACATCAATCCTGAAAGTCTTGGCTGTACCACAAGCGACATTTACAGATTCCTGCTCAGAATACCGCAATCGCTAACCAGAAGTGAACTTAAAAAGCTTTTGGGAAAGAAATACAACCAGATGTTAGAGGCGAATTTCTCATCGCACAAGGATCCGGGAGAATACAACATAAGAGGGGTATTGTTGTTCGGAATTTCTGAAATGGCACGCAGCAGAATATGCATTGATTATCTTGAGCAGGAGAAGATGGATTTATTCGGACAGCTTATGAAAATCAGTCACGATGGCGACAGGGTCAGCGCGGCCGGTACGGATGAAAAATATCATCGTCTCAGGGGCAACTGTTCAGACAATTATCTCAACAGGCTTATAAGTGACCTTTCGAGCGAAGACCCGCAAAAGGTACTTCACGCCCAGCTTTACTATCAAAGCGGCGAATACGGCTGCAGCACCGAAGAAATCGACAAAATGATTGATATCGCCTGTTCTGTAAAAGGCGTTGCCGGCGCACAGATAGCAGGAGCCGGTCTTGGCGGCTGCATAATGATTCTTGCCAGGAAAGAGTGCCTGACGGAAGTAAAAAATGCGCTAATTAAAAAATACTATCGTCCCGCGGGGCTAAAACCGGCAATTCTGCCCTGCATTACCACTGAAGGAGCTGGACTTGCGGAATTTTAA
- a CDS encoding Gfo/Idh/MocA family oxidoreductase has translation MNRPEVLIVGGGMITQVQILPSIYHLQRQGIVGNISICALNSAPLKVLAEDESLKKAFPGQSFKALPSLDSKPEQNQPDLFEKAIAQLPENSIVAVAMPDQLHYMVIKGAIANNHHIMCVKPLVLKYDQAIEIEKQAYEKGLAIGIEYHKRLDDRALIARGQYKEGLFGEFKIGHAEMNEPYYYRNSNFQNWCTCENSDMFTYVGCHYIDQVHFITGLLPKSVSVYGIKDKYPNGKDGYLWTDGRIIWGNGACLHVTNIMGYPDDGPGGNFQGLRMYCAGKDKSGMLVHNDQYRGIEYCYAVKDERTSNKYYSEPSPDYFKYIDLGDGGQTPVGYGYRSIEFIIKNITKCLGQDLKQRQKLLKEFDKQGVMATPANSSYNELVMEAGRLSILNGGKEVEIVYGDNAGVKLKS, from the coding sequence ATGAACAGGCCTGAAGTTTTAATAGTCGGCGGGGGAATGATAACACAGGTGCAGATTCTGCCTTCGATTTATCATCTCCAGAGACAGGGAATCGTCGGCAATATAAGTATATGTGCTTTGAACAGTGCACCGCTGAAAGTTCTTGCCGAAGATGAATCGCTGAAGAAAGCTTTTCCGGGCCAGAGTTTCAAGGCGTTACCGTCGCTTGACAGCAAACCTGAACAAAATCAGCCTGACCTTTTTGAAAAGGCAATTGCCCAACTTCCGGAAAACAGCATTGTCGCAGTGGCGATGCCCGACCAGCTTCATTATATGGTCATCAAGGGAGCGATAGCGAATAATCATCATATAATGTGCGTAAAGCCGCTTGTGCTGAAATACGACCAGGCGATTGAGATTGAAAAACAGGCCTACGAGAAAGGCCTTGCGATAGGTATTGAATATCACAAACGGCTGGACGACAGGGCGCTCATCGCCCGCGGTCAGTATAAGGAAGGACTGTTCGGCGAATTTAAAATAGGTCATGCCGAAATGAACGAACCTTATTATTACAGGAATTCCAATTTTCAGAACTGGTGCACCTGTGAAAATTCAGATATGTTTACTTACGTCGGCTGTCATTACATCGACCAGGTACATTTCATAACAGGTCTTTTGCCGAAGTCGGTTTCCGTCTATGGGATAAAGGATAAATATCCAAATGGCAAAGATGGTTACCTGTGGACTGATGGAAGAATAATCTGGGGAAACGGGGCATGTCTGCATGTTACCAATATTATGGGTTATCCTGATGACGGGCCCGGCGGAAATTTTCAGGGGTTGAGAATGTATTGCGCAGGCAAAGATAAAAGCGGAATGCTTGTCCACAACGACCAGTACAGAGGTATTGAATATTGTTACGCGGTTAAGGATGAACGTACATCGAATAAATATTATTCCGAGCCGAGTCCGGATTATTTCAAATATATTGACCTCGGCGATGGCGGCCAGACCCCTGTCGGTTATGGTTATCGTTCGATTGAGTTTATTATAAAGAACATAACTAAATGTCTCGGTCAGGATTTGAAGCAGAGGCAGAAATTGCTGAAGGAATTCGATAAGCAGGGCGTTATGGCAACACCTGCCAACAGCAGCTATAACGAGCTTGTAATGGAAGCTGGACGGCTTTCGATATTAAACGGCGGTAAGGAAGTTGAAATTGTTTACGGCGACAACGCCGGTGTAAAACTTAAAAGTTAG
- a CDS encoding FadR/GntR family transcriptional regulator: protein MDKELLVIKVVRKVISMISTGVYRPGRKLPAERILCQQLGVSRGTLRQGLADLDSLGVVKIVPRSGIYIKKYSDKKLPKKVLPPNFRDVNLRDIINARKIIEIPALELACENAKKSEIKVLKSLISKMEGAVDDLPEFLRNDTKFHQAVVAASKNLVLVTAFESISEYLKYSQVYTSVHEGEEDKALKFHKKIFNAIKNRQKKYGVRVLERHLDEILENTETGKDIK, encoded by the coding sequence ATGGATAAAGAGTTACTTGTCATAAAAGTTGTCCGCAAGGTTATATCGATGATATCGACCGGCGTTTACCGTCCGGGCAGAAAGCTGCCGGCGGAAAGAATCCTGTGCCAGCAGCTTGGAGTGAGCAGGGGGACGCTCAGGCAGGGGCTTGCCGACCTGGACAGTCTCGGCGTAGTTAAAATTGTTCCGAGAAGCGGAATTTATATAAAAAAATATTCGGACAAGAAACTGCCGAAGAAAGTTTTGCCTCCGAATTTCAGGGATGTTAACCTCAGAGATATTATTAATGCCCGTAAAATAATTGAAATTCCGGCTCTCGAACTTGCCTGTGAAAATGCGAAAAAAAGCGAAATCAAAGTTCTGAAGAGTCTTATTTCCAAAATGGAAGGCGCGGTCGACGACCTGCCTGAATTTCTGCGGAATGATACTAAATTTCATCAGGCGGTTGTGGCGGCAAGCAAAAACCTGGTTCTGGTAACGGCTTTCGAGTCGATTTCCGAATATCTCAAATATTCGCAGGTTTATACGAGTGTTCACGAGGGTGAAGAGGATAAAGCCTTGAAATTTCATAAAAAGATATTCAATGCGATAAAAAACAGACAAAAAAAATATGGCGTCAGGGTTCTCGAACGGCATTTGGATGAAATTTTAGAGAATACTGAAACTGGAAAGGATATAAAATGA
- a CDS encoding LacI family DNA-binding transcriptional regulator has translation MAVTLKEIAKEAGVSPSTASHAIRGIHPGKRSLSAKTIQRVREVAEKLGYRPNLLAAGLASNKTFTVGILVATLRGNFYERILEGITDVMHPQFTPLLAIHNYQPDRERKEIEVFIGKHVDGIIAAYSGDAENLDIYRELKDVHKMPLVLVDRGIEGFDSPVVRSDHYLSTYLAARELGKLGHKNIIFALAGRETESTKMLIDGYNGAVSEMGLTATADTFYKKTQSWSLTEMKTFAENILDYISSRKPQTTAILLQADWLAYEVLAVCQDRGIKVPEDLSVMGIEDCDPSSLPCISLSTVKVELNEVGKRAAELLIKIINGEQTDGQPLVIKPSVILRKTTRQL, from the coding sequence ATGGCAGTTACACTGAAAGAGATTGCAAAAGAGGCAGGCGTATCACCAAGCACTGCTTCGCATGCTATACGGGGGATTCATCCCGGTAAGCGATCGTTGTCTGCAAAAACCATTCAAAGAGTTCGTGAGGTTGCTGAGAAATTAGGCTATCGGCCGAATCTTCTTGCCGCCGGACTTGCCAGCAACAAAACTTTCACTGTCGGCATTTTGGTGGCCACGCTTCGCGGAAATTTCTACGAACGAATCCTCGAAGGCATTACAGACGTTATGCATCCTCAGTTTACCCCTCTGCTTGCGATTCACAATTACCAGCCTGACCGCGAGCGGAAAGAAATTGAAGTTTTTATCGGCAAACATGTTGATGGTATAATTGCGGCATATTCAGGCGATGCGGAAAATTTAGATATTTACCGCGAACTTAAAGATGTTCATAAAATGCCATTGGTGCTTGTCGACAGAGGAATCGAAGGTTTCGACAGTCCCGTCGTCCGCAGCGACCATTATCTTTCGACATATCTGGCTGCACGCGAACTTGGCAAACTTGGACATAAAAATATTATCTTCGCACTGGCCGGCAGAGAAACTGAAAGCACAAAAATGCTTATAGACGGCTATAATGGTGCCGTATCTGAAATGGGGCTTACAGCCACTGCTGATACTTTCTACAAGAAAACTCAGTCATGGTCTTTAACCGAAATGAAAACTTTCGCTGAAAACATCCTTGATTATATTAGTTCCAGAAAACCGCAAACTACAGCCATTTTGCTTCAGGCGGACTGGCTTGCTTATGAGGTCCTGGCTGTTTGTCAGGACAGGGGTATTAAAGTACCGGAAGACCTTTCTGTAATGGGTATTGAAGACTGCGATCCGAGTTCATTGCCGTGCATCAGCCTAAGTACAGTCAAAGTCGAACTAAATGAAGTTGGAAAACGTGCTGCCGAATTGCTCATTAAAATTATTAACGGAGAGCAAACGGACGGCCAGCCGCTGGTTATCAAACCATCTGTGATTCTTCGTAAAACCACACGGCAGTTATAA
- a CDS encoding glycoside hydrolase family 20 zincin-like fold domain-containing protein, whose product MKKTGIVFMLILASIAYGGQCCVTQSKENCSIVPQPRECQSVDLPDVVIDESTTVFYNSQCPVENYAAGHLKDSLKKHYNVDIQLNGDTEKAGQSKNTVEIVLGVTEKDSFIQQFCKKNNIDINTKLPGYDGFIIKTAAVKSSKVIIIAGANLRGVTYGTSVLFDMLNLGDGKLTCPAVYIRDWATIEWRGRPTEYLSLQTPESLDTCVHSRINFIDVRDTNVPGGHALFGFPPGVPIDTAKVKKVIDDAHERGIFVFGTVSCGVPPEKFDAAIETFKELIALNVDGLWISYDDPGPGKDAPLLTSRVIELAKQHNITPDKVAITPPSGSYQEIDTVWNKQVVAAPDADKMRWFFTRIPNDFDDKLMKKLGFSSELCWWHNWPRPKGGLLNDFGGGRPLYNSKWAYYELLPLSAGWNNPTTDELKVAGNYSDMVMLWQTRPADYDCHILGLWAWNPETHDFNAVSETAYSYVFGNAQAPAARLFDRKLAKLKPYFTTPLYKNANPNIWPPRLLDVNDRPAVIELLNDMELLMQTIEKGSPSQTMLSGENLKIDYLQPMRDIVTYGKKMVNLDYPEYTLKDFPNKMLDLASKQDTKAIDVETGKIRADVEKKCEIISSELAGLKYIDAYVKQWEDYIKGSDFWIEEYKKVQAQKAEAEQKRQEAKQRFEELVKGDYSKLFADQGKPAKGKVLLEISSDAIQHGRYHARGAWAVGMYDNKAVAIGSSSQWSYKDTDMAMLSTEVTIPNFTKRLYLEVYIAHVMKDTQTPARADVRLSALRVDGKTIWNQDLTVPLKGWQVNDITDVAKSGEKVNIRFNVSNRIQSDGYESIVFFGPARLVER is encoded by the coding sequence ATGAAAAAAACAGGGATAGTGTTTATGCTAATTTTGGCATCTATTGCCTACGGCGGGCAGTGCTGCGTAACTCAGTCTAAAGAAAATTGTTCAATAGTTCCTCAACCAAGAGAATGCCAATCAGTAGATTTGCCCGATGTCGTCATAGATGAAAGTACGACAGTTTTTTATAACAGCCAATGTCCCGTAGAAAACTACGCGGCAGGCCATTTGAAAGACAGTCTGAAAAAACATTACAACGTTGATATTCAACTGAACGGCGATACCGAGAAAGCCGGCCAATCAAAAAATACCGTAGAAATCGTTTTGGGCGTTACGGAAAAAGATTCATTTATTCAGCAATTCTGCAAAAAGAATAATATAGATATCAATACCAAACTTCCCGGTTATGACGGTTTCATAATTAAAACCGCGGCTGTAAAATCATCAAAAGTTATTATCATTGCCGGTGCAAACCTGCGAGGCGTTACTTACGGCACAAGCGTTTTATTCGATATGCTGAATCTTGGCGACGGCAAACTGACCTGTCCCGCCGTTTATATCCGCGACTGGGCGACAATTGAATGGCGAGGCAGACCAACTGAATATCTTTCTCTGCAGACACCAGAATCACTCGATACCTGCGTTCATTCACGCATAAATTTTATCGACGTACGCGATACCAATGTTCCGGGCGGACATGCACTTTTCGGATTCCCGCCGGGAGTTCCTATCGATACCGCAAAAGTTAAAAAAGTGATAGACGACGCACATGAAAGAGGAATATTCGTATTCGGTACCGTATCCTGCGGAGTTCCTCCTGAAAAATTCGATGCGGCAATAGAAACATTCAAAGAGCTAATCGCTTTGAACGTTGACGGACTGTGGATTTCTTATGACGACCCAGGTCCCGGAAAAGATGCCCCCCTGCTGACAAGCCGAGTTATTGAACTGGCAAAACAGCATAATATCACACCTGACAAAGTTGCGATTACCCCTCCAAGCGGCTCATATCAGGAAATCGATACCGTATGGAACAAACAGGTTGTCGCAGCTCCCGATGCAGACAAAATGAGATGGTTCTTTACTCGTATACCGAACGACTTTGATGATAAATTAATGAAAAAGCTGGGCTTTTCCTCGGAGTTATGCTGGTGGCATAACTGGCCGCGACCAAAAGGCGGACTATTGAATGATTTCGGCGGCGGAAGACCTTTATATAATAGTAAATGGGCTTATTATGAACTGCTGCCTCTTTCGGCAGGCTGGAATAATCCCACAACAGACGAATTAAAAGTCGCGGGCAATTATTCTGATATGGTTATGCTTTGGCAAACAAGGCCTGCCGATTATGATTGTCACATTCTCGGTTTATGGGCATGGAATCCGGAAACGCACGATTTCAACGCTGTTTCAGAGACGGCTTATTCTTACGTGTTCGGTAACGCTCAGGCTCCGGCGGCGAGATTGTTTGACCGGAAACTTGCCAAACTCAAACCATATTTTACAACGCCGTTGTACAAAAATGCCAATCCCAATATCTGGCCTCCGAGACTGCTTGACGTAAACGACAGGCCGGCTGTAATAGAGCTGCTTAACGATATGGAACTGCTGATGCAGACAATAGAAAAAGGTTCGCCGAGCCAGACTATGCTTAGCGGCGAAAACCTGAAAATCGATTATCTTCAGCCGATGCGAGATATCGTAACTTATGGCAAAAAGATGGTAAATCTTGATTATCCGGAATACACGCTTAAGGATTTTCCAAATAAAATGCTCGACCTTGCCTCTAAACAGGATACAAAAGCTATTGACGTCGAAACAGGCAAAATCAGGGCAGATGTCGAGAAGAAATGCGAAATCATTTCTTCAGAATTGGCAGGTCTGAAATATATCGATGCTTATGTCAAGCAATGGGAAGATTACATAAAAGGCTCTGATTTCTGGATAGAAGAGTATAAAAAGGTTCAGGCACAGAAAGCCGAAGCCGAACAAAAACGTCAGGAAGCAAAACAGAGATTCGAAGAACTCGTCAAAGGCGATTACAGCAAATTATTTGCCGACCAGGGCAAACCTGCCAAAGGCAAAGTTCTGCTGGAGATTTCATCGGATGCTATCCAGCACGGCAGATATCACGCCAGGGGCGCCTGGGCCGTGGGAATGTACGATAACAAAGCTGTTGCAATCGGCTCTTCGTCTCAATGGTCATACAAAGATACAGATATGGCTATGCTCTCGACAGAAGTTACTATACCTAACTTCACCAAAAGACTTTATCTGGAAGTTTATATAGCACACGTAATGAAAGACACGCAGACTCCGGCCAGAGCCGATGTTCGGCTTTCGGCTTTACGAGTTGATGGTAAAACCATCTGGAATCAGGACCTTACTGTGCCGCTGAAAGGCTGGCAGGTAAACGATATTACAGATGTTGCGAAGTCCGGCGAAAAAGTAAATATCAGATTTAACGTTTCAAACAGAATTCAGTCTGACGGTTACGAAAGCATCGTATTCTTCGGCCCGGCCAGATTAGTAGAAAGATAA
- a CDS encoding DUF5009 domain-containing protein has translation MDATSQGKECTLPQTAPQRILSIDALRGFDMFWLIGGNELGRCLFDVHNHPVTAAVRDQFSHTEWHGFHFEDLIFPLFLFIVGLVLPFSMAKHIQPGQKSLKLYLHIFKRFAVLFILGMLASGLLLKFNVRWIGVLQRIGFCYVIASILFLHTGWRFQAFITAAILLISWPIMTILAMPGFENSIYLNKDFLKAMPKVAETGIWIMSIPSTLLGVLAGHWLRSNRTGNRKSAALAVAGAIFVIAALLWDKAGYLIMFRAWTGSFVLLTAGLSMILLALFYWIIDVKGYRKWAFFFVVIGTNAILAYWLGRSSIIDFQSIADFFILGIASRSGIFRPLLSALGLMIIQWLMLLFLYRHKIFFKA, from the coding sequence ATGGACGCAACATCTCAAGGCAAAGAATGCACTTTACCGCAAACCGCTCCCCAGCGAATACTTTCTATTGATGCGCTGCGAGGCTTCGATATGTTCTGGCTCATCGGCGGCAACGAGCTTGGCCGCTGTTTGTTCGATGTACATAATCATCCGGTTACCGCTGCCGTCAGGGATCAGTTCAGCCATACGGAATGGCACGGCTTTCATTTCGAGGATTTAATTTTTCCGCTGTTTCTATTCATCGTAGGCCTTGTGCTGCCTTTCTCAATGGCAAAACATATCCAGCCGGGCCAAAAGTCATTAAAATTATACCTGCATATTTTCAAACGTTTTGCCGTACTGTTTATTCTCGGAATGCTCGCAAGCGGTCTGCTGCTGAAATTCAATGTCCGCTGGATTGGCGTTCTTCAGCGCATCGGATTCTGTTACGTTATCGCCTCGATACTATTTCTTCATACAGGCTGGCGGTTTCAGGCTTTTATTACAGCCGCGATATTACTTATCTCCTGGCCGATTATGACGATACTGGCGATGCCGGGCTTTGAAAATTCTATTTATCTCAATAAGGATTTTCTAAAAGCGATGCCAAAAGTCGCTGAAACCGGCATCTGGATAATGTCTATACCATCGACACTTCTGGGAGTATTGGCAGGTCATTGGCTCCGCAGCAATCGAACCGGCAATCGTAAATCTGCGGCCTTGGCCGTTGCCGGAGCAATTTTTGTAATAGCTGCCCTTCTTTGGGACAAAGCGGGATACCTCATAATGTTCCGTGCGTGGACAGGTTCGTTTGTTTTATTAACCGCAGGCTTGTCTATGATTTTGCTGGCGTTGTTCTACTGGATAATCGATGTTAAGGGTTACAGGAAATGGGCGTTCTTTTTCGTTGTCATCGGCACAAACGCCATCCTTGCCTACTGGCTCGGGCGTTCATCGATTATTGATTTTCAGAGCATCGCTGACTTCTTCATTTTAGGAATCGCCTCACGTTCAGGGATTTTCAGGCCACTCTTATCGGCCCTCGGATTAATGATAATTCAATGGCTTATGCTGCTGTTCCTCTATCGCCACAAAATATTTTTCAAGGCTTGA